One Deltaproteobacteria bacterium DNA window includes the following coding sequences:
- a CDS encoding 2-oxoacid:acceptor oxidoreductase subunit alpha, translated as MKAKVRFIQGNEAVVEGALYAGVRFYAGYPITPSTEIAELMSERLPKVGGKFIQMEDEIASMCAIIGASLTGLKVMTATSGPGFSLMQEAIGYAVMAEVPSVVVDVQRGGPSTGLPTSVAQGDVLQARWGIHGDHSIIALTASNLQDVLLMTVEAFNLAETFRTPVILLLDEVVGHMREKVIVPQPGEIEVIERLYTSVPAGTDYHPYLPREDGRLPMSDFGGVHRYNVTGLVHDMWGFPSTDPKVAYDLLHHIVDKLENRADIIARYKEYHTDDAEILLISYGCSARSALHMVEERRSRGMKVGLLELQSLWPFPRGIVRRLCQGRSHVLVVEMNMGQICQEVKKSVLNPERVYLANRFDGVLISHSDILGMLNMILGKGV; from the coding sequence GTGAAAGCAAAGGTGAGATTTATTCAAGGGAACGAAGCAGTGGTAGAAGGGGCGCTCTACGCTGGTGTTCGATTCTACGCAGGCTATCCTATTACTCCCTCCACAGAAATTGCTGAGCTCATGTCCGAGAGACTGCCTAAGGTGGGGGGAAAGTTTATTCAGATGGAAGATGAAATTGCTTCCATGTGTGCTATCATCGGTGCCTCATTGACGGGCCTCAAGGTGATGACTGCTACCAGTGGGCCAGGTTTTTCGCTGATGCAGGAGGCGATAGGCTACGCTGTTATGGCGGAGGTGCCATCAGTGGTGGTGGATGTGCAGAGAGGAGGTCCAAGTACTGGCCTGCCCACTTCAGTAGCTCAGGGCGATGTGCTGCAGGCCAGGTGGGGCATTCATGGCGACCACTCGATTATCGCCCTGACTGCCTCGAATTTGCAGGATGTGCTGCTCATGACGGTAGAAGCCTTCAATCTGGCTGAGACCTTTCGCACGCCAGTGATTCTCTTGCTGGACGAGGTTGTAGGCCATATGCGTGAAAAGGTTATTGTGCCGCAGCCCGGTGAGATAGAAGTCATAGAACGACTCTATACTTCTGTGCCGGCGGGAACTGATTATCACCCATATCTTCCTCGTGAAGATGGCAGGCTTCCCATGAGCGACTTCGGAGGAGTGCATCGCTACAATGTGACCGGCCTGGTACACGACATGTGGGGATTCCCATCCACTGATCCAAAGGTGGCCTATGATTTGTTGCACCATATTGTGGACAAACTTGAAAATAGAGCCGATATTATTGCTCGCTACAAAGAGTATCATACGGACGATGCAGAGATCTTGCTCATCTCCTACGGTTGTTCCGCCAGAAGCGCTTTGCATATGGTAGAAGAGCGCCGCAGTCGGGGGATGAAAGTTGGTCTGCTCGAATTGCAGAGCCTCTGGCCTTTCCCGAGAGGAATTGTGCGCCGGCTATGTCAAGGACGCAGCCACGTGCTGGTTGTTGAGATGAACATGGGGCAGATCTGCCAGGAAGTGAAAAAATCTGTGCTCAATCCAGAGAGAGTTTACCTGGCCAATAGATTTGATGGTGTGCTGATCTCTCACAGCGACATCCTGGGGATGCTGAACATGATATTGGGCAAAGGAGTATAA
- a CDS encoding 4Fe-4S binding protein: protein MAKEKKKAKEKKKVEIERDWCKGCGICVAFCPKQVLVLDEEGKACWDKPDRCINCGLCELRCPDVAIELVEDRKP from the coding sequence ATGGCAAAAGAAAAGAAGAAGGCAAAAGAGAAGAAGAAGGTGGAAATTGAGCGAGATTGGTGCAAAGGTTGTGGGATCTGCGTTGCCTTCTGTCCAAAGCAGGTTCTTGTTCTTGATGAGGAGGGCAAGGCCTGTTGGGACAAGCCTGACAGGTGCATCAATTGTGGCCTTTGTGAACTGAGATGCCCTGATGTGGCCATCGAACTGGTGGAGGATAGAAAACCGTGA